A genomic window from Silene latifolia isolate original U9 population chromosome 11, ASM4854445v1, whole genome shotgun sequence includes:
- the LOC141611825 gene encoding protease Do-like 8, chloroplastic isoform X2, translated as MKVVSIIASQSPTPLRRRELFFDGVSSAHSLSSHAPSPTFQTPTNEDYALESLINDARSTDFAFISRRALIRSFGIFAAYFPSSYLHACALGDPSMTIEQATPPVFPSGPLLPSEERVVQLFEKNTFSVVNIFDVTLRPQLNVTGVVEIPEGNGSGVVWDAQGHIVTNYHVIGNSLQRNSSPGQVVARVNILASDGVQKSFEGRLVGADRAKDLAVLKVEAAEDLLKPITVGPSSSLKVGQQCLAIGNPFGFDHTLTVGVISGLNRDIFSQTGVTIGGGIQTDAAINPGNSGGPLLDAKGNLIGINTAIFTQTGTSAGVGFAIPSSTVLRIVPQLIRLGKVVRAGLNVDIAPDLVASQLNIRNGALVLQVPMNSLAAKAGLHPTTRGFAGNIVLGDIIAEVDSKPVKSKAELVKVLDEYSVGDEVILKIIRGSGSFNIPITLEETSS; from the exons ATGAAAGTAGTGTCAATAATAGCAAGCCAATCTCCGACGCCGCTCCGACGCCGTGAACTTTTCTTCGACGGTGTCTCATCCGCCCATTCTCTCTCCTCCCACGCTCCTTCTCCTACTTTTCAAACCCCAAC AAATGAAGATTATGCTCTCGAGAGTTTAATCAACGATGCAAGAAGTACCGACTTTGCTTTCATTAGTAGGCGTGCGCTAATTCGGAGTTTTGGAATTTTTGCTGCTTATTTTCCTTCCTCCTATTTACATG CGTGTGCATTAGGGGATCCATCTATGACAATTGAACAAGCAACACCACCTGTTTTCCCTTCTGGTCCCCTTTTACCTTCTGAG GAAAGAGTCGTGCAGCTGTTTGAGAAGAATACATTTTCTGTGGTAAACATATTTGATGTCACATTGCGTCCTCAACTGAATGTTACAGGTGTAGTCGAG ATTCCTGAAGGAAATGGTTCAGGAGTAGTCTGGGATGCACAAGGTCATATTGTCACAAACTATCACG TTATAGGTAACTCACTTCAGAGAAATTCTAGTCCTGGGCAAGTTGTTGCGCGCGTTAATATCTTAGCCTCCGATGG GGTCCAAAAGAGCTTTGAGGGTAGATTAGTTGGGGCTGATCGTGCAAAGGATCTAGCTGTCTTAAAG GTCGAAGCTGCTGAAGACCTGTTGAAGCCCATTACAGTGGGCCCATCATCGTCCCTCAAAGTTGGTCAACAGTGTTTAGCAATCGGGAATCCTTTTGGTTTCGATCACACTCTTACAGTCGGTGTTATAAGTGGATTGAATCGCGATATATTTAGTCAGACCGGAGTTACAATAGGTGGCGGAATTCAAACAGATGCTGCTATTAATCCAGGAAATAG TGGAGGACCGCTTCTGGATGCGAAGGGTAATTTGATCGGCATCAATACAGCAATATTTACGCAGACAG GCACTTCGGCCGGCGTGGGGTTTGCCATTCCTTCCTCAACTGTACTCAGGATAGTACCTCAGCTAATTCGGCTTGGCAAG GTTGTTCGAGCTGGGTTGAATGTAGATATTGCTCCTGACTTGGTGGCTAGTCAACTTAACATTCGGAACGGAGCTCTTGTGTTGCAG GTTCCAATGAATAGTTTGGCTGCCAAGGCAGGACTGCATCCCACCACAAGGGGTTTTGCTGGGAATATTGTTCTTGGAGATATTATTGCTGAAGTGGATAGCAAGCCG GTGAAAAGCAAAGCTGAATTAGTGAAGGTTCTGGATGAGTACAGTGTTGGAGATGAAGTTATCTTGAAGATCATAAGGGGTAGTGGAAGCTTCAACATCCCGATAACACTGGAGGAAACGAGCTCCTAA
- the LOC141611825 gene encoding protease Do-like 8, chloroplastic isoform X1: MKVVSIIASQSPTPLRRRELFFDGVSSAHSLSSHAPSPTFQTPTNEDYALESLINDARSTDFAFISRRALIRSFGIFAAYFPSSYLHACALGDPSMTIEQATPPVFPSGPLLPSEERVVQLFEKNTFSVVNIFDVTLRPQLNVTGVVEIPEGNGSGVVWDAQGHIVTNYHVIGNSLQRNSSPGQVVARVNILASDGVQKSFEGRLVGADRAKDLAVLKVEAAEDLLKPITVGPSSSLKVGQQCLAIGNPFGFDHTLTVGVISGLNRDIFSQTGVTIGGGIQTDAAINPGNSGGPLLDAKGNLIGINTAIFTQTVLMYKIPYNSMEMASPYNRRGNWTLGTSAGVGFAIPSSTVLRIVPQLIRLGKVVRAGLNVDIAPDLVASQLNIRNGALVLQVPMNSLAAKAGLHPTTRGFAGNIVLGDIIAEVDSKPVKSKAELVKVLDEYSVGDEVILKIIRGSGSFNIPITLEETSS, from the exons ATGAAAGTAGTGTCAATAATAGCAAGCCAATCTCCGACGCCGCTCCGACGCCGTGAACTTTTCTTCGACGGTGTCTCATCCGCCCATTCTCTCTCCTCCCACGCTCCTTCTCCTACTTTTCAAACCCCAAC AAATGAAGATTATGCTCTCGAGAGTTTAATCAACGATGCAAGAAGTACCGACTTTGCTTTCATTAGTAGGCGTGCGCTAATTCGGAGTTTTGGAATTTTTGCTGCTTATTTTCCTTCCTCCTATTTACATG CGTGTGCATTAGGGGATCCATCTATGACAATTGAACAAGCAACACCACCTGTTTTCCCTTCTGGTCCCCTTTTACCTTCTGAG GAAAGAGTCGTGCAGCTGTTTGAGAAGAATACATTTTCTGTGGTAAACATATTTGATGTCACATTGCGTCCTCAACTGAATGTTACAGGTGTAGTCGAG ATTCCTGAAGGAAATGGTTCAGGAGTAGTCTGGGATGCACAAGGTCATATTGTCACAAACTATCACG TTATAGGTAACTCACTTCAGAGAAATTCTAGTCCTGGGCAAGTTGTTGCGCGCGTTAATATCTTAGCCTCCGATGG GGTCCAAAAGAGCTTTGAGGGTAGATTAGTTGGGGCTGATCGTGCAAAGGATCTAGCTGTCTTAAAG GTCGAAGCTGCTGAAGACCTGTTGAAGCCCATTACAGTGGGCCCATCATCGTCCCTCAAAGTTGGTCAACAGTGTTTAGCAATCGGGAATCCTTTTGGTTTCGATCACACTCTTACAGTCGGTGTTATAAGTGGATTGAATCGCGATATATTTAGTCAGACCGGAGTTACAATAGGTGGCGGAATTCAAACAGATGCTGCTATTAATCCAGGAAATAG TGGAGGACCGCTTCTGGATGCGAAGGGTAATTTGATCGGCATCAATACAGCAATATTTACGCAGACAG TCCTGATGTATAAGATACCATATAACAGCATGGAAATGGCATCTCCATATAACAGAAGAGGTAACTGGACACTAG GCACTTCGGCCGGCGTGGGGTTTGCCATTCCTTCCTCAACTGTACTCAGGATAGTACCTCAGCTAATTCGGCTTGGCAAG GTTGTTCGAGCTGGGTTGAATGTAGATATTGCTCCTGACTTGGTGGCTAGTCAACTTAACATTCGGAACGGAGCTCTTGTGTTGCAG GTTCCAATGAATAGTTTGGCTGCCAAGGCAGGACTGCATCCCACCACAAGGGGTTTTGCTGGGAATATTGTTCTTGGAGATATTATTGCTGAAGTGGATAGCAAGCCG GTGAAAAGCAAAGCTGAATTAGTGAAGGTTCTGGATGAGTACAGTGTTGGAGATGAAGTTATCTTGAAGATCATAAGGGGTAGTGGAAGCTTCAACATCCCGATAACACTGGAGGAAACGAGCTCCTAA